The Xylanibacillus composti genome includes a window with the following:
- a CDS encoding carbohydrate ABC transporter permease, giving the protein MAKFLRHVQYELFLLPILIVYSLFTIYPLIRSFVLSLTNFNGYSLDYDFVGFRNYIQLFSDDAIVSGISFTLLFALGTTFLITVLAIPLALLLDRPFLTKNLHRAIFFFPSIPSGLLLAFIWGFILSPVQSGVLNSILHDTLHIGPFPWLSDPVLAKLSTILVATWAATGWHAILYLAFLQSIPKDYYEAASIDGANRWQITRHITLPLLAPAMTVSVMLLLTGGLKVFEVPFALTNGGPGFETHSITQVIVLRGITETQFGFASAMSVVFFLIVMTIAVIQVTVMQKREERIQ; this is encoded by the coding sequence ATGGCGAAGTTTCTTCGGCACGTACAGTATGAGCTCTTTCTGCTCCCGATCCTGATTGTGTACTCCTTGTTCACGATCTACCCGCTGATTCGATCCTTTGTGCTAAGTCTGACCAACTTTAACGGTTATAGTCTGGATTATGATTTTGTCGGATTTAGGAACTATATTCAACTCTTTTCAGATGATGCCATCGTATCGGGCATATCTTTTACATTGCTGTTTGCGCTGGGAACAACGTTCCTGATTACAGTGCTCGCAATCCCGCTAGCCTTGTTGCTGGATCGGCCATTTTTGACTAAGAACTTGCATCGGGCCATCTTTTTCTTTCCTTCGATTCCGAGCGGATTGCTGCTTGCCTTTATCTGGGGCTTTATTCTTTCCCCCGTGCAGTCGGGTGTGCTCAACAGTATTTTGCATGACACCCTTCATATTGGACCGTTCCCGTGGCTGTCCGACCCAGTACTAGCCAAGCTCTCGACCATTCTTGTGGCGACATGGGCAGCGACAGGTTGGCATGCGATCTTGTACTTGGCTTTTCTCCAATCCATTCCTAAGGATTACTATGAGGCAGCCTCAATCGATGGGGCGAATCGTTGGCAGATTACACGCCATATTACACTGCCATTGCTTGCGCCTGCGATGACGGTCAGTGTCATGCTGCTGCTGACCGGCGGATTGAAGGTATTCGAGGTTCCGTTCGCGCTTACGAATGGTGGCCCAGGCTTCGAGACGCATTCCATTACCCAAGTCATCGTGCTACGCGGAATAACGGAAACACAGTTTGGCTTTGCTTCGGCTATGTCTGTAGTGTTCTTCTTGATTGTAATGACGATTGCTGTCATTCAGGTTACGGTGATGCAAAAAAGGGAGGAACGCATACAATGA
- a CDS encoding carbohydrate ABC transporter permease: MTDSQRRLSILDLVMLPVGMIMFAPFYLIIINTFKTEREAISSPLSLPKEWNFDTYIHIFEQTSIVRSFGNSLILTVCSVLLMVLIGAMAAYPIVFNPNKLNRLLMFYLLAGFMIPFQTTLIPLFQLMTSLQLVNKLYGLILLYLGGAVFVFFLILGYMRTIPKELSEAAIIDGCSIGGIFWRIILPLLKPITVTSAIFQTMWIWNDFLAPLLFLSSRSNSTLVLEIYKAKGEFTVNWPMFMTMTVLTLIPIFIFFILMQKQIVKGIVGGAVKG, translated from the coding sequence ATGACAGATTCACAGAGACGGCTTTCGATTCTCGACCTTGTGATGCTTCCCGTCGGTATGATTATGTTTGCTCCCTTCTACCTGATTATTATCAATACTTTCAAAACGGAGCGCGAGGCGATTTCCAGTCCGCTGAGCTTGCCGAAAGAATGGAACTTCGACACGTATATTCATATTTTTGAGCAGACCTCGATTGTTAGAAGCTTTGGCAACAGCTTGATCCTGACAGTTTGTTCTGTCCTCTTGATGGTATTGATCGGCGCCATGGCGGCATATCCAATCGTTTTCAATCCCAATAAATTGAATCGATTGCTCATGTTTTATTTGCTGGCCGGGTTTATGATTCCTTTTCAAACTACCTTGATTCCGCTCTTTCAACTTATGACAAGCCTGCAGCTAGTCAATAAGCTATACGGATTAATCCTTCTCTATCTTGGCGGAGCGGTGTTTGTCTTTTTCCTGATCCTTGGGTATATGCGGACCATACCGAAAGAGCTTTCAGAGGCCGCTATTATTGACGGGTGCTCGATAGGCGGGATATTCTGGCGAATAATTTTGCCATTGCTTAAACCGATTACGGTGACGAGCGCGATTTTTCAGACGATGTGGATCTGGAACGACTTTCTTGCCCCATTGCTGTTTCTGAGCTCTCGCAGCAATTCGACGCTCGTATTGGAAATTTACAAAGCAAAAGGTGAGTTTACGGTTAACTGGCCGATGTTTATGACGATGACGGTGTTGACCCTCATTCCGATTTTTATCTTTTTTATTCTGATGCAGAAGCAGATCGTGAAAGGAATTGTTGGAGGAGCAGTAAAAGGGTAA